The following coding sequences lie in one Miscanthus floridulus cultivar M001 chromosome 9, ASM1932011v1, whole genome shotgun sequence genomic window:
- the LOC136482023 gene encoding uncharacterized protein, which translates to MAAEMVGSAVAQEAVNEVLSRIKEGYAEKSDAKEHIERMEMAHIKLEAALEASNKWNITSPPLLRWRSKLKRATQECDHTLRRQEEEEVKQGLQSSSFPKRVAHTAMSFVSSMFSSGSDDKLRGSTAVRRFERFADGASEFLRYVELGGTPCRYMFSVPLIRHLLAGKGTKDCFVRGGQHLSLTLQPFSLPNHGIVACLVFLLEDGNVPENNFLLALSLQLSESTDIVGVVVRCLQLFKPYLSFTAETVKTKLTQMPTQDLCWVFDAYSVYGCDDQQNSLYTMYSKWFRPNPFCCQQQDHPHAQSSSSKSLTCDIYMEPVIQVYLLGHVALSVGTNRQSVVIDGESQTSPTRDFPYLKPGAHLSPHASFEDLSPTVGGSVSEIINDEAKHCAMYANISFEQLGEITMPKAVDCLSRNLEATSYQMSWKSKHGSAYLRVEKTSWRATTRKDKVGKRCKQRQDKKVPAQGWTGANSEFIISSWVAHTPAQLQGSIVDNWIQKQKRSTLPLLLKTNSCVHDCPIRMLFLQDYSYLARKLKMSSTLNP; encoded by the coding sequence ATGGCAGCAGAGATGGTCGGTTCTGCGGTGGCCCAGGAAGCTGTTAATGAAGTCTTATCAAGAATCAAAGAGGGTTATGCAGAGAAGTCAGATgcaaaggagcacatagagaggatGGAGATGGCGCACATCAAGCTAGAAGCTGCCCTTGAGGCATCCAACAAGTGGAACATCACTAGTCCGCCACTACTGCGCTGGAGGAGCAAGCTTAAGCGTGCCACACAGGAGTGCGACCACACTTTGCGCcggcaagaagaggaagaagtgaaACAAGGGCTACAGAGCTCCTCCTTTCCTAAGAGGGTCGCTCATACTGCCATGTCATTTGTTTCATCAATGTTTAGCAGCGGTAGCGACGACAAGCTAAGAGGATCCACTGCCGTCCGGCGATTTGAGCGGTTTGCTGATGGTGCCAGCGAGTTCTTGAGGTACGTGGAGCTTGGTGGCACACCATGCAGATACATGTTTTCTGTGCCTCTTATACGCCATCTTCTCGCTGGCAAAGGAACAAAGGATTGCTTTGTTCGTGGGGGCCAACATCTCTCACTTACTCTACAGCCCTTTAGTCTACCCAACCATGGGATCGTGGCGTGCTTGGTATTCTTACTTGAAGATGGCAATGTGCCAGAGAATAATTTCCTTCTTGCCCTCAGCTTACAGCTCTCTGAGAGTACTGACATAGTTGGGGTTGTAGTCAGATGCCTGCAGCTGTTCAAACCGTACTTGAGCTTCACAGCCGAGACTGTAAAGACAAAGCTGACCCAGATGCCAACGCAAGACTTGTGTTGGGTGTTTGATGCTTATTCAGTTTATGGCTGTGATGATCAACAGAACAGTCTTTACACCATGTATTCTAAATGGTTTCGACCAAACCCATTTTGTTGTCAACAACAAGACCATCCCCATGCCCAGAGCTCCTCTTCAAAATCATTGACATGTGATATATACATGGAACCAGTTATCCAAGTGTATTTGCTAGGACATGTTGCACTGTCAGTTGGGACCAATAGGCAGAGCGTAGTCATCGATGGCGAAAGCCAAACAAGCCCCACGAGAGACTTTCCATATCTGAAACCTGGAGCACACCTCTCGCCTCATGCCTCTTTTGAAGATTTGTCACCTACTGTTGGGGGTTCAGTGTCAGAGATAATCAACGATGAAGCCAAACATTGTGCCATGTATGCAAACATTTCCTTTGAACAGCTGGGCGAGATCACGATGCCAAAAGCAGTAGATTGCCTTAGTAGGAATCTGGAAGCTACCTCATATCAGATGTCGTGGAAGTCCAAGCATGGAAGCGCGTACCTTCGGGTCGAGAAGACCTCATGGAGAGCAACTACTAGGAAGGACAAAGTTGGAAAACGCTGTAAGCAACGGCAGGACAAGAAGGTTCCAGCTCAGGGATGGACAGGTGCTAACAGTGAGTTCATTATTAGCTCGTGGGTTGCGCACACGCCTGCCCAGTTGCAGGGCTCGATCGTTGACAATTGGATTCAGAAACAAAAACGATCCACACTACCGTTGTTATTGAAAACTAATTCTTGCgtccatgattgtccaatcagGATGTTGTTTTTGCAAGATTACAGTTATTTGGCAAGGAAGCTCAAGATGTCCAGCACGTTAAACCCCTGA